A single Oncorhynchus mykiss isolate Arlee chromosome 24, USDA_OmykA_1.1, whole genome shotgun sequence DNA region contains:
- the LOC110504072 gene encoding nuclear fragile X mental retardation-interacting protein 2 isoform X1, which produces MDDRHDGRVFEGCLKHVDESRPGPPNAWVEDEQHQYEEAQTEKTGNGKINGTLVEREDTPSAPIPVAALHYSSSRQHETSNLKPKPLGKLLAIHSKGSRNSHFKNSMNCKNDTPSELKTRNSKSKSIALPNGVVLLNPGLYANGYPSKPGPDSGSESGYITPKKRWAQRSAMAEESVTAGQEKAVIQAVMVPNKHEMEPAKTAAGSLSPTSIKCVPSVAQAPVDQVGELQCRTSEEKAAACSVKKLEDRLGKAKLTSKKEDSWTLFKPPPVFPVDNSSAKTVPKISYASKVKENLNKAAVQAAGDSLPPQSQVPTRLSQVPMSAVKTITSPSFTNGPLSGEGSSCPLPAPLFTSTVCTAPMPVSPASKWENEASLSSNGTDMSGTPSMITRELRKASLLVYPLGTSNMQPALSSACQVDSPAAKTNPKSLVDIFQNQWGLSFINEPSGGPGVGPALVGQPARKGQIVEITFQGGGPAALPLQVSATSTLRPDKPLFPKAYERDRLTISQAPSSVGKSGPTLAPGPDAGLGGQAPGPDPLRGEAGSRGAIMSSSFKHPGTELPLASPAQHVSVLAKEPCHPKGCDPGSCWGAFDLKAAVIYHTKEIEYIQNLQKQDSNGVVFYDQSKDGPVQLSHD; this is translated from the exons ATGGATGACCGGCACGATGGACGGGTGTTTGAGGGATGTTTGAAGCATGTAGACGAGAGTCGCCCCGGTCCCCCGAACGCATGGGTAGAAGATGAACAACACCAGTACGAGGAAGCGCAGACGGAGAAAACGG GTAATGGAAAAATAAATGGAACCCTAGTGGAGCGAGAGGACACCCCTTCTGCCCCTATTCCTGTGGCTGCCCTTCATTACTCGAGCAGCAGGCAACATGAAACTTCTAACTTGAAACCAAAACCTCTTGGGAAGCTCCTCGCCATTCACTCAAAAGGCAGTCGTAATAGCCATTTTAAGAACAGTATGAACTGCAAAAATGACACTCCTTCAGAGTTGAAAACACGTAATAGCAAGAGCAAGTCCATTGCTTTACCAAATGGCGTTGTGCTCCTCAACCCTGGTCTGTATGCTAACGGCTACCCCAGCAAGCCTGGACCAGACAGTGGTTCTGAGAGTGGATACATCACTCCCAAGAAACGCTGGGCTCAGaggagtgcaatggctgaggaGAGTGTGACTGCTGGGCAGGAGAAGGCTGTTATACAGGCAGTTATGGTCCCTAACAAACATGAGATGGAGCCTGCCAAAACAGCTGCAGGCTCTCTGTCTCCCACCTCCATCAAATGTGTCCCATCTGTGGCACAGGCCCCTGTGGATCAGGTTGGTGAACTACAGTGTAGGACCTCTGAGGAAAAGGCTGCAGCATGCTCTGTTAAAAAGCTCGAAGACAGGCTGGGCAAAGCCAAGCTTACCTCCAAAAAAGAGGACTCATGGACCCTCTTTAAACCACCCCCTGTCTTTCCTGTGGACAATAGTAGTGCTAAGACAGTGCCCAAGATTAGTTATGCAAGTAAAGTGAAAGAGAATCTAAACAAAGCAGCAGTCCAAGCTGCAGGTGACTCCTTACCTCCCCAGTCCCAGGTGCCCACCAGACTCTCCCAAGTCCCCATGTCTGCTGTCAAAACCATCACCTCCCCTAGCTTCACCAATGGACCCCTATCTGGAGAGGGGAGTAGCTGCCCTCTCCCTGCGCCCCTTTTTACCTCTACTGTTTGCACTGCCCCAATGCCTGTCTCCCCTGCCAGCAAGTGGGAGAACGAAGCATCCTTGTCCAGCAACGGCACTGATATGTCAGGCACCCCCTCCATGATTACTAGAGAACTGAGAAAGGCCAGTCTCCTTGTTTATCCCCTGGGCACTTCAAATATGCAACCCGCCCTCTCCAGCGCCTGCCAAGTGGACTCACCTGCCGCTAAGACAAATCCCaaatctctggtggacattttcCAGAACCAGTGGGGGCTGTCATTCATCAACGAGCCCAGTGGAGGGCCTGGGGTGGGGCCGGCATTAGTGGGGCAGCCAGCCCGGAAAGGCCAGATCGTGGAGATCACCTTTCAGGGAGGTGGCCCTGCAGCTTTGcctctacaagtctctgctaccTCCACTCTGAGACCCGACAAACCCCTCTTCCCAAAGGCGTACGAGCGGGACAGACTCACTATCTCCCAAGCCCCTAGCAGTGTTGGTAAATCAGGCCCTACCTTGGCTCCTGGCCCTGATGCTGGGCTGGGAGGCCAAGCCCCTGGCCCAGACCCTCTGAGGGGTGAGGCTGGGAGTAGAGGTGCCATAATGTCCTCCTCTTTTAAGCACCCTGGTACTGAGCTGCCTCTTGCCTCCCCTGCTCAACATGTGTCTGTCCTGGCCAAGGAGCCCTGCCACCCCAAGGGTTGCGACCCAGGATCTTGCTGGGGGGCGTTCGATCTAAAAGCTGCTGTTATTTATCACACTAAAG AAATTGAATATATTCAGAATTTACAAAAACAAG ATTCAAATGGAGTTGTGTTCTATGATCAGTCCAAGGATGGGCCTGTTCAGTTAAGTCATGACTGA
- the LOC110504072 gene encoding nuclear fragile X mental retardation-interacting protein 2 isoform X2: protein MNCKNDTPSELKTRNSKSKSIALPNGVVLLNPGLYANGYPSKPGPDSGSESGYITPKKRWAQRSAMAEESVTAGQEKAVIQAVMVPNKHEMEPAKTAAGSLSPTSIKCVPSVAQAPVDQVGELQCRTSEEKAAACSVKKLEDRLGKAKLTSKKEDSWTLFKPPPVFPVDNSSAKTVPKISYASKVKENLNKAAVQAAGDSLPPQSQVPTRLSQVPMSAVKTITSPSFTNGPLSGEGSSCPLPAPLFTSTVCTAPMPVSPASKWENEASLSSNGTDMSGTPSMITRELRKASLLVYPLGTSNMQPALSSACQVDSPAAKTNPKSLVDIFQNQWGLSFINEPSGGPGVGPALVGQPARKGQIVEITFQGGGPAALPLQVSATSTLRPDKPLFPKAYERDRLTISQAPSSVGKSGPTLAPGPDAGLGGQAPGPDPLRGEAGSRGAIMSSSFKHPGTELPLASPAQHVSVLAKEPCHPKGCDPGSCWGAFDLKAAVIYHTKEIEYIQNLQKQDSNGVVFYDQSKDGPVQLSHD, encoded by the exons ATGAACTGCAAAAATGACACTCCTTCAGAGTTGAAAACACGTAATAGCAAGAGCAAGTCCATTGCTTTACCAAATGGCGTTGTGCTCCTCAACCCTGGTCTGTATGCTAACGGCTACCCCAGCAAGCCTGGACCAGACAGTGGTTCTGAGAGTGGATACATCACTCCCAAGAAACGCTGGGCTCAGaggagtgcaatggctgaggaGAGTGTGACTGCTGGGCAGGAGAAGGCTGTTATACAGGCAGTTATGGTCCCTAACAAACATGAGATGGAGCCTGCCAAAACAGCTGCAGGCTCTCTGTCTCCCACCTCCATCAAATGTGTCCCATCTGTGGCACAGGCCCCTGTGGATCAGGTTGGTGAACTACAGTGTAGGACCTCTGAGGAAAAGGCTGCAGCATGCTCTGTTAAAAAGCTCGAAGACAGGCTGGGCAAAGCCAAGCTTACCTCCAAAAAAGAGGACTCATGGACCCTCTTTAAACCACCCCCTGTCTTTCCTGTGGACAATAGTAGTGCTAAGACAGTGCCCAAGATTAGTTATGCAAGTAAAGTGAAAGAGAATCTAAACAAAGCAGCAGTCCAAGCTGCAGGTGACTCCTTACCTCCCCAGTCCCAGGTGCCCACCAGACTCTCCCAAGTCCCCATGTCTGCTGTCAAAACCATCACCTCCCCTAGCTTCACCAATGGACCCCTATCTGGAGAGGGGAGTAGCTGCCCTCTCCCTGCGCCCCTTTTTACCTCTACTGTTTGCACTGCCCCAATGCCTGTCTCCCCTGCCAGCAAGTGGGAGAACGAAGCATCCTTGTCCAGCAACGGCACTGATATGTCAGGCACCCCCTCCATGATTACTAGAGAACTGAGAAAGGCCAGTCTCCTTGTTTATCCCCTGGGCACTTCAAATATGCAACCCGCCCTCTCCAGCGCCTGCCAAGTGGACTCACCTGCCGCTAAGACAAATCCCaaatctctggtggacattttcCAGAACCAGTGGGGGCTGTCATTCATCAACGAGCCCAGTGGAGGGCCTGGGGTGGGGCCGGCATTAGTGGGGCAGCCAGCCCGGAAAGGCCAGATCGTGGAGATCACCTTTCAGGGAGGTGGCCCTGCAGCTTTGcctctacaagtctctgctaccTCCACTCTGAGACCCGACAAACCCCTCTTCCCAAAGGCGTACGAGCGGGACAGACTCACTATCTCCCAAGCCCCTAGCAGTGTTGGTAAATCAGGCCCTACCTTGGCTCCTGGCCCTGATGCTGGGCTGGGAGGCCAAGCCCCTGGCCCAGACCCTCTGAGGGGTGAGGCTGGGAGTAGAGGTGCCATAATGTCCTCCTCTTTTAAGCACCCTGGTACTGAGCTGCCTCTTGCCTCCCCTGCTCAACATGTGTCTGTCCTGGCCAAGGAGCCCTGCCACCCCAAGGGTTGCGACCCAGGATCTTGCTGGGGGGCGTTCGATCTAAAAGCTGCTGTTATTTATCACACTAAAG AAATTGAATATATTCAGAATTTACAAAAACAAG ATTCAAATGGAGTTGTGTTCTATGATCAGTCCAAGGATGGGCCTGTTCAGTTAAGTCATGACTGA